The sequence ACCAACGTTCCGGTCAGCGGCGAGATCCGCGCCGACTATCTCAGCCGCCCCGCCCACGATCCGACGATCAAGCTCGACCCGACCGCCGGGGTGACGCTGGACAACCCGCGTTGGGATGGCACGACCTTCATCGTCGATTACCACGGCCTGCGCGAGAACAGTCTCTACCACGTGGAGCTGGACCAGGACGATTCAGCGCAGGCGGGTGACGGCCAGGAGAACACGAAGCAGACCGGGGAGCAGAAAAAGGGCGGTTCGACGTCCAATAGCGAGCACAAGCAGATCAAGGTGCGCTGGTCATTTCGCACCGGCACGCTTCACGTGGCAACCCCAACCCCCATCGTCTCCACGCCGACGCCGACGTCGAGGCCAACTCCGACGCTCTCCGTCACGCCGACGGCTTCACCGTCGCCGACGCCAGACCTCATCTGGTACAGCGGCGACAGCATACCGGGAACTGTCGCATCAAATGGCGTCGACTGGAATGGCAAACGACTCAAGACGGCGCGATGGGTCGGTACGCTGCAAGCTCCGGACGGCCGGCTGATCTATAACGCGATCACCCCGAGCACCGACATCTACGATGCCGACGGCACCATGGCCGGATCCATTGCCGCTTCACCAGCGATGTGGGCCGACGATAGCCGCCAGTTCTGCGGGGTCAGCTACCAGGCGGCATCGGCGACGCGCAGCCTTCTCCTGCTGCGGCTGGACGGGACCGTGCATATTGTCGGGCCGGTCGCGCTCCAGGATGGTGGCGGCAAGCCGGTCCAGACCGTGTCGGTTGTGGCCTGCAGCGGCCTGACCGGCCGCGCCGTCGTCGTCGGCTCGTCCGACGGATTCAACTGGAGCAGCGCCATGATCTCACTTACCGATGGCAGCGTCATCTACCAGATGCGCTACCCCAACCCACCGACTCGGTTCGCTGCCAGTCACGATGGCCATTACATCGCCGAACAGATGGGCGGTGGGTCGGCGACGCTGATCCGGGAGTTACCGAGTGGCACGGTGGTGGGACAGGTCACAGGCATCACGGTGCAGGGGTTCTCCTGGGATGGCACCCTGGTCGCCGGTGGCATTCAGGGCAACAGCGGTTTCACCGGCGCCGAGGTCATTCGCTGGCAGGACCGGCAGGTTGTCTGGAACCGATGCGGCTGCCCCTCGCCCTTCCAGGTCAGCGTGATCGCGCAACCGAACGGCAGCAAAGTCGCCGTCGGGACGCTCGATCAACATCGCATGGGCACGGTCACCATCGTCGATGCCAGCGGCGCGGCCCAGCGAGTCGTGGCCAACAAGCCTATCCAGCTGATTTTCTAGGACCGCCCCGAGCGCAGGATGCTCCAGGCGACATACACGCCCAGAATGCTCGCCAGGACGAAGCCAGCAAGCAAGATGGCGGCGGTTTGGGGATCGCTGCGCACGTGGTAAGCGGCGAGCAGGACCGCGAGTGCCACCACGAACGCCGCGGTGACAATACCAAGCACCAGGCGATTCGCAATGCGCTCCAGCCGGCGGAGCAAAGGCTCGAACCCGGTGGGCCGGATCGCCAGCTCGAGATCGCCGCGCTGGAGCGAGCTCAGCAGGCGGCGGAGTTGTTGCGGAAGTTCCACCCCCAGCCGTGCGAGGTCGATTCCGGCCTGGCCAACCGACCGCCCCCAGCCCAAGGGCGAGAAGTGTCGTGCCATCATCCCCTGCGCATAGGGCACGAGCACGGTCGTGAACTCGAAGCTTGGGTCCAAGCGAGTCACGAGGCTCTCATGCATCAGGACGGTTTTCAGCAGCAGCGCGTAGCCCGGCGGCAAATGCAATCGATGCCGGCGGACGACGCCGAGGACGTCGTTGACGACTGGGCGGATCGCAATGTCACCGACCGGTCGGCCGTAGTAGCGAGCCCGCAAGTGTTCTACATCCCGCTTCAATACCGCGCGGTCGACGTGGTGGCCGGCAACGCCCAGTTCGTACAACGCGTCAACCTGACGATCCGGCTCCTCGCTGGTGTACGCGAGCAGGGCCCAGACGAGCTGCTCCTGGATGCGCGGCCCGACGATGCCGACCATCCCAAAGTCGACCACCCCGATCCGCTCGTCCGGCTCGATGACGAAGTTCCCCGGATGCGGATCGGCGTGAAAGAAACGGTCGCGAAAAACCATCTTCAGCACCATCCGGGCTCCGTTCATCGCGATCCGACCACGGTCGACGCCGGCCGCATCGAGGCCGGCGAGGTCGTCGATCTTGATGCCGACGAGCCGCTCGAGCGTCAGGACGCGGGCCGTTGTCTGCTCCCAGAAGACACACGGGAAGTGGACGGAGTCATCGCCGGCGAAGTTGGCGCTAAAGCGTTCCGCATTCCTGCCCTCTCGGATGTAGTCCGTTTCGGCCCGCAACGTCTGTGCGAATTCATGGACCAGCCCGACCACGTCGTACTCCTCGGCCACCGGCCAGCGCCGGCTCGCGGTCGTGGCCAGGTTGTGGAGGACGCGCAGGTCCAACTCGATCTGGCTGACGACATCGGGACGCTGCACCTTGACGACGACGGCCGTCCCATCCGGGAGGGTGGCGGCGTGCACCTGCCCGATCGACGCCGCGGCCAGCGGCACTGGGTCGAAACTGCCGAATACTTCCTCAACCGGCCGCCCGAATTCGGCCTCGATGATCGAGTTGACGAGACCGGTCTTGAGTGATGGCGCGGCATCCTGGAGCTTGGCCAACTCAACCTGGTACGCAGCGGGCATGAGGTCGGCTCGCGTCGAAAGGATCTGCCCGAGCTTGATGAACGTTGGGCCAAGCTCTTCCAGTGCGCGCCGGACGTGCTCCGGGCGTGAGAGCGGCTGCTCGTAGTTGCGGTTGAAGATGCGCTGGAACGGAACAAAGCGCTCCAGGCCCGTGATGCTGATGAAGAAGCCGAGCCCGTGTCGGGCGAGGACACGGCTGATCTGGCGGTAACGGCGGGCCGTTGATTGCGGAGCGATGCTTGCCAGCCTAGCAGCGGCGCTACGCTATGCACCGATGGAAGTCGAGCTGCTGAGCGCTTCGGTCCTGGATCGGGTGCCGGGCTGGAGGGGACGGCCGCGGACGGCCGAGCCGCTCGCCGGCGGGATCACGAACCGGAACTACCGGGTGGCCGTCGACGGCGAGGTCTTCGTCGTCCGGATTCCCGCCGAGAGTGGCAGCTTGCTGGGCATCGACCGGCGGGTCGAGCGCGAGGCCAGCCGCCTCGCCGCGGCCGCCGGGGTCGGTCCCGACGTGATCGCCTTCGTCGAGCCGGAGGGCGTGCTGGTCACGCGCTTCATCGAAGGACGGCCGGTCCACGACCACGCGGTCCACGAGCCGGTCATGCTGGAGCGAATTGCGCAGTCGCTGCGACGCATCCATCAAGCAGGCTCCATCGCCAGCGTGTTCTCCCCTTTCCGCGTCGTCGAGGCCTATGCGCTGATGGCCACCCGGCACGGTGGACGCCTGCCGGCGGCGCACGAGCGCGCCCAGGCGGTCGCGGTCACCATCGAAGGCGCGCTGTCGCCGCAGCCGCCCGTGCTCTGCCACAACGACTTGCTGAACGCCAACTTCATCGATGACGGCGTTTCCATCCGGATCGTCGATTGGGAGTACGCCGGGATGGGTGACCGCTTCTTCGATTTCGGCAATTTCGCCGTCAACCATCAATTGACCGAGGACGACGAGGCCCGGTTGCTGGCCGCCTACTTCGGCCGAGTCGCCAGCGCCCAGCACGCCCGTCTCAAGCTGATGCGCCTGATGTCCGACTACCGCGAAGCGATGTGGGGCGTGCTGCAGCAGGCGATCTCCGAGCTCGACTTCGATTTCTCGGCCTACGCCGCCAAACACTTCGACCGCCTGCTTACCGGCGCCGCGGATCCACGCTTTGGCGATTGGCTGGAGCAGGCCACCGCGTGACCTTGCCCGGTCGCGCTCGGGTTGTCATCATCGGCGGAGGCGTCGGCGGTACCAGCATTGCCTACCACCTGGTCCAGCGCGGCTGGCGTGATGTCGTGTTGCTCGAACGGGCCCAGCTCACCAGCGGCTCGACCTTCCACTCGGCGGGCCTGGTGGGACAGCTCCGCTCCACCATGCCGCTGACCCGCCTGATGATGGACAGCGTCGCGCTCTACGCGCGGCTCAAGGATGAGACCGGTGTCGACGTCGGCTGGCGCCCGGTGGGCAGCCTGCGGCTGGCCTCATCGCGCGAGCGGATGGAGGAGCTGGAGCGCCAGGCCGGTTGGGCGACCAGCTTCGGCTTGCCGCTCGAGCTCGTCAGCGCCGGCGAGGCGCAGCGGCGTTTTCCCTTGATGACGCTCGCCGGCGTCATGGGCGCGGCCTTCCTCCCCACCGACGGCTACCTCGATCCCAGCGGCTTGGCCTTGGCGCTCGCGGAAGGTGCGCGGCGCGGCGGCGCCCGGATCCTCGAGGGCGTGCGCGTGACCGGAATCCAGGTCGATCGCGGCGCGGTGCGTGGCGTCGACACCGAGGGGGGTTCGATCGAGACCGAGGTCATCGTCAACGCCGGAGGGATCTACGCGCCCGAGATCGGCGCGATGGCCGGGTTGACGCTTCCCATCGTTCCGATGGCGCACCAATACCTGCTGGCGCGCATCAAGGACGAGATTCCCGAGGAGCTTCCGACGATGCGCGATCCCGACTTGCTCGTGTACTTCCGCCGCGATGCGGGCGGGCTTTTGATGGGTGGCTACGAACGCGATCCCGCACCGTGGGGCCTCGACGGCATTGCTGCCGACTTCA comes from Candidatus Dormiibacterota bacterium and encodes:
- a CDS encoding AarF/UbiB family protein; this encodes MAKLQDAAPSLKTGLVNSIIEAEFGRPVEEVFGSFDPVPLAAASIGQVHAATLPDGTAVVVKVQRPDVVSQIELDLRVLHNLATTASRRWPVAEEYDVVGLVHEFAQTLRAETDYIREGRNAERFSANFAGDDSVHFPCVFWEQTTARVLTLERLVGIKIDDLAGLDAAGVDRGRIAMNGARMVLKMVFRDRFFHADPHPGNFVIEPDERIGVVDFGMVGIVGPRIQEQLVWALLAYTSEEPDRQVDALYELGVAGHHVDRAVLKRDVEHLRARYYGRPVGDIAIRPVVNDVLGVVRRHRLHLPPGYALLLKTVLMHESLVTRLDPSFEFTTVLVPYAQGMMARHFSPLGWGRSVGQAGIDLARLGVELPQQLRRLLSSLQRGDLELAIRPTGFEPLLRRLERIANRLVLGIVTAAFVVALAVLLAAYHVRSDPQTAAILLAGFVLASILGVYVAWSILRSGRS
- a CDS encoding phosphotransferase; this translates as MEVELLSASVLDRVPGWRGRPRTAEPLAGGITNRNYRVAVDGEVFVVRIPAESGSLLGIDRRVEREASRLAAAAGVGPDVIAFVEPEGVLVTRFIEGRPVHDHAVHEPVMLERIAQSLRRIHQAGSIASVFSPFRVVEAYALMATRHGGRLPAAHERAQAVAVTIEGALSPQPPVLCHNDLLNANFIDDGVSIRIVDWEYAGMGDRFFDFGNFAVNHQLTEDDEARLLAAYFGRVASAQHARLKLMRLMSDYREAMWGVLQQAISELDFDFSAYAAKHFDRLLTGAADPRFGDWLEQATA